From Woronichinia naegeliana WA131, the proteins below share one genomic window:
- a CDS encoding IS630 family transposase — MIKLEFTEEDKRLLSYGRFNHPHPRVQLKMEVLWLKSQGLSHQKIAQFAGVSVNTVTSYIRDYQEGGIEKLKEIKFNRPKSELTEHQGTIEAYFESNPPATINEAVKRIEELTGIKRSPTQVRKFLKSIGMRCLKVGTIPSKADVEAQDSYREKELEPRLEEAKAGKRAVFFVDASHFVMGAFVNFIWCFKRIFIKSPSGRKRFNVLGALNAITHEVIMVTNSSYITGTQVCELLEKIAELGLLIPITLVLDNARYQKCRIVQELAESLGIELLYLPPYSPNLNLIERLWKFVKKKCLYAKYYEDFTQFSAAISGCLEDANVKYKEELDSLLTLRFQRFDKSQIMNV; from the coding sequence ATGATTAAGTTAGAATTTACGGAAGAAGACAAAAGACTGTTGTCTTACGGTCGGTTTAATCACCCGCATCCTAGAGTACAGCTAAAGATGGAAGTTTTATGGTTAAAAAGTCAGGGATTATCTCATCAAAAAATTGCTCAATTCGCAGGAGTTTCAGTAAATACGGTGACAAGCTATATCCGTGATTATCAAGAGGGCGGGATAGAAAAACTAAAAGAAATAAAATTTAATCGCCCGAAAAGCGAGTTAACAGAGCATCAAGGGACAATTGAGGCATATTTTGAGTCAAATCCACCAGCAACAATAAATGAAGCAGTAAAAAGAATAGAAGAATTAACGGGAATAAAAAGAAGTCCAACGCAAGTCAGAAAATTTTTAAAGTCAATAGGAATGAGGTGTCTAAAGGTGGGAACAATTCCATCAAAAGCAGATGTAGAAGCTCAGGATAGCTATAGAGAAAAAGAGCTAGAACCAAGGCTAGAAGAGGCAAAAGCAGGAAAAAGGGCAGTTTTCTTTGTAGATGCCTCTCATTTTGTAATGGGAGCATTTGTAAATTTTATATGGTGCTTCAAGAGGATTTTTATTAAGTCACCATCAGGGAGAAAACGTTTTAATGTGTTAGGAGCATTAAATGCAATTACCCATGAAGTAATTATGGTAACGAACAGTTCTTATATTACGGGAACTCAGGTTTGTGAACTCCTAGAAAAGATAGCAGAATTAGGACTATTAATACCGATTACATTGGTATTAGACAATGCTCGTTATCAAAAATGCCGAATTGTGCAGGAGTTGGCAGAATCATTAGGAATAGAGTTACTGTACTTACCTCCTTATTCTCCTAACTTGAATTTAATTGAAAGACTGTGGAAGTTTGTGAAAAAGAAGTGTTTATACGCAAAATATTATGAAGATTTTACGCAGTTTTCTGCAGCAATTTCAGGATGTCTTGAAGATGCTAACGTAAAATATAAGGAGGAGCTTGATTCTTTGCTCACCTTACGATTTCAACGCTTTGATAAATCTCAGATTATGAACGTTTGA
- a CDS encoding transposase — protein MTVFSICQRLEQILENLRPAFSREATYQWFILLAWGVVLNSQPSAITSYVNALGLTESYYHQALHWFESKAFNVKGLTLGWSKWVSQHENLYRIKEKRVYVGDGIKVGKEGRKMPGVKRLHQESGNVAKPEWIRGHYFNALSVLVGAGKACFALPLVLRLDDGIKSKATAKEGKKGSKKEKTTLVTKMGELCTTYAEAGSYVILDAYFACGAVLKSFRQNALHLITRVRCSTVAYAPFSSVPTLRGKGRPRLWGSSIKLESLFALVEDFPTAKVWLYGQQVSVSYQCFEFHWDSPHQLVKFVLTQLPNGQRLILLSTDLCLTGPEIIAAYGLRFKIEVTFRQLIHLLGGFAYRFWLKALPTLPTWPSNLILPDYPQTVQTQILNKVEAFERFVNLHVIVLGLLQILSLELPQGIWANFPRWFRTLPSHGYPSERIAQLAIQHQAPMIFPQSPPSGLSS, from the coding sequence GTGACCGTGTTCAGTATATGTCAGCGACTAGAGCAAATCCTAGAGAATCTCCGTCCCGCCTTTAGCCGAGAAGCAACGTACCAATGGTTTATCCTATTAGCCTGGGGAGTAGTGCTCAACAGCCAACCGAGCGCAATAACAAGCTATGTCAATGCCTTAGGGTTAACAGAGAGCTACTACCATCAGGCACTACATTGGTTTGAATCCAAGGCATTTAACGTCAAAGGACTGACCTTGGGATGGTCGAAGTGGGTAAGTCAGCATGAAAATCTATATCGAATCAAGGAAAAACGAGTGTATGTGGGGGATGGAATCAAAGTGGGGAAAGAAGGGCGCAAGATGCCAGGGGTAAAACGACTACACCAAGAATCCGGAAATGTGGCGAAGCCAGAATGGATAAGGGGGCATTACTTCAATGCCTTGAGTGTTTTGGTGGGAGCAGGAAAAGCCTGCTTTGCCTTGCCCTTAGTGTTGCGGCTAGACGATGGCATCAAGTCCAAAGCAACGGCAAAGGAAGGGAAAAAAGGCAGCAAAAAAGAGAAGACTACTCTAGTCACGAAAATGGGGGAGCTTTGCACTACCTACGCAGAGGCGGGAAGCTATGTGATTTTGGATGCTTACTTCGCTTGTGGAGCAGTGCTCAAAAGTTTTCGCCAAAATGCCTTGCATCTCATCACCCGAGTGCGTTGCTCTACAGTGGCATATGCTCCCTTTTCTTCCGTTCCGACCTTGAGGGGGAAAGGACGACCACGGCTTTGGGGGAGTTCAATAAAACTAGAAAGCCTGTTTGCTCTTGTGGAGGATTTTCCCACCGCTAAAGTCTGGCTCTATGGTCAACAAGTCTCCGTTTCTTATCAGTGCTTTGAGTTCCACTGGGATAGTCCCCATCAGCTCGTTAAGTTTGTCCTCACCCAATTGCCCAACGGACAAAGACTGATTCTGCTTTCTACTGACCTCTGTTTGACTGGACCTGAGATTATTGCCGCTTACGGTCTCCGATTTAAGATTGAAGTCACTTTTCGTCAATTAATCCATCTTTTGGGCGGCTTTGCCTATCGTTTTTGGCTTAAGGCTCTTCCTACTTTACCGACCTGGCCTAGCAATCTTATCCTCCCTGACTATCCCCAAACTGTTCAGACTCAGATTTTAAACAAAGTAGAAGCCTTTGAGCGTTTTGTTAATCTTCATGTCATTGTTCTCGGCTTACTTCAAATTCTTTCCTTAGAGTTACCCCAGGGGATTTGGGCTAATTTCCCTCGCTGGTTTCGGACTCTACCCTCCCATGGCTATCCTAGTGAACGCATTGCTCAACTAGCCATCCAACATCAAGCCCCAATGATTTTTCCTCAAAGTCCACCTAGTGGTCTGTCAAGCTAA